Proteins encoded within one genomic window of Triticum aestivum cultivar Chinese Spring chromosome 2D, IWGSC CS RefSeq v2.1, whole genome shotgun sequence:
- the LOC123049596 gene encoding probable inactive dual specificity protein phosphatase-like At4g18593 has translation MEANQPQGFGVEQKSGPEQTDEMLGSQVNQKLTQMCLDDDVVEAGIVQGKQDDPEARLEVHQKFAEMCLDTAVGTDVNQEKQSDQEARSEADQKPAETIRQCTVVEANVKPEEQQAAANPGVIYRCKKCRRMVATQEYVVTHEVGLGEAGFLKRRNDADEKKPECSACIFVEPMKWMQAVEEGYVSNKLWCMGCQTRLGSFDWAGMQCCCGAWVIPAFQLLKSRIDESHM, from the exons ATGGAAGCAAATCAGCCACAAGGATTTGGAGTTGAACAGAAGTCAGGACCAGAGCAAACAGATGAGATGCTAGGATCACAGGTTAACCAAAAGTTAACGCAAATGTGCCTAGACGACGATGTTGTGGAAGCTGGCATTGTTCAAGGAAAGCAAGATGATCCAGAGGCAAGATTGGAGGTTCATCAGAAGTTTGCTGAAATGTGCCTAGACACTGCTGTGGGAACTGATGTTAACCAAGAAAAGCAATCTGATCAAGAGGCAAGATCGGAGGCTGATCAAAAGCCTGCAGAAACTATCAGGCAGTGCACAGTTGTGGAAGCCAATGTTAAGCCAGAAGAGCAGCAGGCTGCTGCTAATCCAGGTGTCATTTACCGCTGCAAAAAGTGTCGGAGGATGGTAGCAACACAAGAGTACGTCGTCACGCACGAGGTAGGCCTAGGAGAGGCAGGCTTCTTAAAGCGCAGAAACGATGCGGATGAGAAGAAGCCTGAATGCAGTGCCTGCATCTTCGTGGAGCCCATGAAGTGGATGCAGGCTG TGGAAGAGGGGTACGTTTCGAACAAGCTGTGGTGCATGGGATGCCAGACCCGGCTGGGATCGTTCGACTGGGCAGGCATGCAGTGCTGCTGCGGAGCGTGGGTGATCCCGGCTTTCCAGCTGCTCAAAAGCAGGATCGACGAGTCTCACATGTGA